A stretch of the Bradyrhizobium arachidis genome encodes the following:
- a CDS encoding efflux RND transporter periplasmic adaptor subunit codes for MFVRSILSSYSRLLAGASLALMAVALAGCNDTVAQKAEPPRPVLVATAHFEAETPERSFVGTIRPRIESDLGFRVAGKVAKRLVEVGQTVEVGQALATLDEVDLKLQAEQAVAEQTAATGVLAQAAAAEQRAKDLRAKGWTTDAQMDSSRAAADEARARLNRAERSVELTKNSLSYATLVADARGVVTATQIEPGQVVAAGQASIRVARFAEKEAVVAVPETLVGRAKSGAASVTLWSEPNKKYVARLREIAPTADPATRTYLAKFSLPEADDKVALGMTATLTLTDAATERVARLPLSALFNEGGKPSFYVVDDNGAVTLKPVTVKSYESNDVVITGGVEEGAKIVALGVQKLDPSQKVRVVSSLSF; via the coding sequence ATGTTCGTCCGGTCGATTTTGTCGAGCTATTCTAGGCTCTTGGCAGGTGCCTCGCTGGCCCTGATGGCCGTTGCGCTGGCTGGGTGCAATGATACCGTCGCCCAGAAAGCCGAGCCGCCGCGGCCGGTTCTGGTCGCCACCGCCCATTTCGAGGCCGAAACGCCGGAACGCAGCTTCGTCGGCACGATTCGGCCCCGGATCGAGAGCGACCTTGGCTTTCGCGTCGCCGGCAAGGTGGCCAAGCGCCTGGTTGAGGTCGGCCAGACCGTCGAGGTCGGGCAGGCGCTTGCGACCTTGGATGAGGTCGACCTGAAACTGCAGGCCGAGCAGGCCGTGGCCGAGCAGACCGCCGCGACCGGCGTGCTGGCGCAGGCCGCCGCCGCCGAGCAGCGCGCCAAGGATCTGCGCGCCAAGGGCTGGACCACCGACGCCCAGATGGATTCGAGCCGTGCCGCAGCCGATGAGGCGCGTGCGCGGTTGAACCGGGCCGAGCGCTCGGTCGAGCTGACCAAGAATTCCCTTTCCTACGCGACGCTCGTTGCCGACGCCCGTGGCGTCGTCACCGCAACGCAGATCGAGCCCGGCCAGGTGGTTGCCGCAGGCCAGGCTTCGATCCGTGTCGCCCGCTTTGCCGAGAAGGAAGCGGTCGTCGCGGTCCCTGAGACGCTGGTCGGACGCGCCAAGTCGGGCGCCGCCAGCGTCACTCTTTGGTCGGAACCGAACAAGAAGTACGTCGCAAGGCTGCGCGAGATCGCGCCGACCGCCGATCCCGCGACGCGTACCTATCTCGCAAAATTTTCGCTGCCCGAAGCCGACGACAAGGTCGCGCTGGGCATGACGGCGACGCTGACGCTGACGGACGCCGCAACCGAGCGCGTCGCACGGCTGCCGCTGTCGGCGCTGTTCAACGAAGGCGGCAAGCCCTCCTTCTATGTCGTCGACGACAACGGCGCGGTGACGCTGAAGCCGGTCACGGTGAAATCCTACGAGAGCAACGACGTCGTCATCACCGGCGGCGTGGAGGAGGGCGCCAAGATCGTCGCTCTCGGCGTGCAGAAACTCGATCCGAGCCAGAAGGTGCGGGTCGTCTCGTCTCTGTCTTTTTAA
- a CDS encoding DUF2809 domain-containing protein, translating to MGRAGQSIAPLRSSLVRAALAAVVIACGLSLRWYGFPLGLPAFVVKYGGSLLWATMVFLLVGVLLPRLTRMQIAMAAMAIAIVVELSRLVHAPWLDAFRLTTAGALLLGRIFSLWNIAAYAIGILVGVWIDRLAAMRRA from the coding sequence ATGGGCAGGGCAGGCCAATCGATAGCGCCGTTACGGAGCTCGCTGGTGCGCGCCGCCCTGGCCGCCGTCGTGATCGCCTGCGGCCTGTCCTTGCGCTGGTATGGCTTCCCGCTCGGACTCCCCGCCTTCGTCGTGAAATATGGTGGCTCACTGTTGTGGGCGACGATGGTCTTCCTGCTCGTCGGCGTGCTGCTGCCGCGCCTGACGCGGATGCAGATTGCCATGGCTGCGATGGCGATCGCGATCGTGGTCGAGCTTTCTCGCCTCGTGCATGCACCGTGGCTCGACGCGTTCAGGCTCACCACGGCGGGCGCCTTGTTGCTCGGAAGGATCTTCTCGCTGTGGAATATCGCAGCTTACGCGATCGGCATTTTAGTCGGAGTTTGGATCGACCGTCTCGCCGCGATGCGTCGTGCGTAG
- a CDS encoding winged helix-turn-helix domain-containing protein, with protein sequence MSRAPKPLPLTKTQGRQIWLRAQRLDTRAPFGEGPQAVADAVAHLGYVQIDTINVIERCHHHILFSRIPAYRRADLQQAQSADRSVFEYWTHALSYVPSRDFRFFLPAMREHRRDGHKWYASVTPADTRKVMRLVRAGPLTIRDIEDDVLTEKEHLWQSRKPSKRALQLAFYTGVVTISARQGMLKTYELMTRHFGWDKPPKPASGTEIANYLLDRALRAQGVISLDSICHLDAPSKPAVRRAIASRIRRGALVPVALEGSGKQEHWAEPAALEASGEGVPSDLVHILSPFDPLIIQRKRTHLFFDYEHLFEAYVPKAKRKLGYFALPVLVGDEVVAALDLKADRQNKKLLMQKWNWVGQGRKTAARKELKRVIEEELDRFERFQLAD encoded by the coding sequence ATGTCCCGCGCGCCAAAACCTCTCCCGCTCACCAAGACCCAAGGCCGGCAGATCTGGCTGCGTGCGCAGCGGCTGGATACGCGCGCGCCGTTCGGGGAGGGGCCGCAGGCGGTCGCCGATGCCGTTGCCCATCTCGGCTATGTGCAGATCGACACCATCAACGTGATCGAGCGCTGCCATCACCATATTCTGTTCAGCCGTATTCCCGCCTATCGTCGCGCCGACCTGCAGCAGGCCCAGAGCGCCGACAGAAGCGTGTTCGAATACTGGACCCATGCGCTGTCCTACGTGCCTTCAAGGGACTTTCGTTTCTTCCTGCCGGCGATGCGCGAGCACCGGCGGGACGGACACAAATGGTACGCATCGGTGACGCCGGCCGACACGCGCAAGGTGATGCGGCTGGTTCGCGCCGGTCCGCTCACGATCCGCGACATCGAGGACGACGTGCTCACCGAGAAGGAGCATTTGTGGCAGAGCCGAAAGCCCTCGAAGCGGGCGCTGCAGCTTGCCTTCTACACCGGCGTCGTGACGATCAGTGCCCGCCAGGGCATGCTCAAGACCTATGAGCTGATGACGCGCCATTTCGGCTGGGACAAGCCGCCGAAACCGGCCTCAGGCACCGAGATCGCAAACTATCTGCTCGATCGCGCGCTGCGGGCGCAGGGTGTGATCAGTCTGGATTCGATCTGCCATCTCGACGCGCCGAGCAAGCCGGCCGTGCGTCGCGCCATCGCAAGCCGCATCCGCCGCGGCGCGCTGGTGCCCGTCGCGCTCGAGGGTAGCGGCAAGCAGGAGCATTGGGCCGAGCCCGCCGCACTCGAGGCGAGCGGCGAGGGCGTGCCGTCCGATCTCGTACACATCCTCTCGCCGTTCGACCCGCTCATCATCCAGCGCAAGCGCACGCATCTGTTCTTCGACTATGAGCATCTGTTCGAGGCCTATGTGCCGAAGGCAAAGCGCAAGCTCGGCTATTTCGCTCTTCCCGTGCTGGTCGGCGACGAGGTTGTCGCCGCGCTCGATCTCAAGGCCGACCGGCAGAACAAGAAGCTCTTGATGCAGAAATGGAATTGGGTCGGGCAGGGCAGGAAGACCGCGGCGCGCAAGGAATTGAAGCGCGTGATCGAGGAGGAGCTCGATCGTTTCGAACGGTTTCAATTGGCGGATTGA
- a CDS encoding caspase family protein yields MRFLIAAISVAAFLVSANAASADKRVAFVVGNAAYKNVPQLPNPAIDSKSMARVLRNVGFEVVEGANLTRDAMTAKLLEFGKKSEGADVAVFFYAGHGIAVNGINYLLPIDADLKSEMDVKLGAAINVDVTLDQTMADAKVKLVFLDACRDNPFAAKIRSAKATRTVSVQTGLAEMKSGEGTLIAFATGPGQTALDGEAGTNSPFTRALVANIAQPGVEIQQAMTKVRAQVSDETSKGQLPWGHTNLTGNVYLNPVGVPATAETSNPSASAATKQSSDVELEFWRSIKDSNKVEELNAYLTSYPNGTFKSIALARIAVLQDGPSTATRNLSTGIDPATFTDEANQVSEDQIGLDKGLRRDVQRRLTGLGFDVKATGKFDDETRSVIRRWQAARGYPATGYLNKLQHKALLSEIVSARTASSDSADDEPARRRSSGGSGRRYYGSGGGGGGGMGGPGGLLGGMMGGLFGRR; encoded by the coding sequence ATGCGCTTCTTGATCGCAGCAATTTCAGTCGCAGCATTTCTGGTCAGCGCGAACGCAGCTTCTGCCGACAAGCGCGTCGCCTTCGTGGTCGGCAACGCCGCTTACAAGAATGTCCCGCAGCTTCCCAACCCCGCGATCGATTCCAAATCGATGGCCAGGGTGCTGCGCAATGTCGGCTTCGAGGTGGTCGAAGGTGCCAATCTCACCCGCGACGCCATGACGGCAAAGCTCCTGGAATTCGGCAAGAAGAGCGAAGGCGCCGATGTCGCCGTGTTCTTCTATGCCGGCCACGGCATTGCCGTGAATGGCATCAACTACCTGTTGCCGATCGACGCCGATTTGAAATCCGAGATGGACGTCAAGCTGGGTGCGGCGATCAATGTCGACGTCACGCTCGATCAGACCATGGCGGATGCGAAGGTCAAGCTGGTGTTCCTGGATGCCTGCCGTGACAACCCGTTCGCGGCAAAGATCCGCTCGGCCAAGGCCACGCGCACCGTCAGCGTGCAGACCGGCCTTGCCGAGATGAAGTCGGGCGAGGGCACGCTGATTGCCTTTGCGACCGGCCCCGGCCAGACCGCACTCGACGGCGAAGCTGGCACCAACAGCCCGTTCACCCGCGCGCTGGTCGCCAACATTGCCCAGCCCGGCGTCGAGATCCAGCAGGCGATGACCAAGGTCCGCGCCCAGGTCAGTGACGAGACCAGCAAGGGGCAATTGCCCTGGGGCCATACCAACCTCACCGGCAACGTCTATCTCAATCCGGTTGGAGTGCCGGCCACGGCCGAGACCTCGAACCCGTCGGCGTCGGCTGCGACCAAGCAGAGTTCCGACGTCGAGTTGGAGTTCTGGCGCTCGATCAAGGATTCCAACAAGGTGGAAGAGCTCAACGCCTATCTCACCAGCTATCCGAACGGCACGTTCAAATCGATCGCACTGGCCCGCATTGCGGTGTTGCAGGATGGTCCGTCCACCGCCACCCGCAACCTTTCGACCGGGATCGATCCGGCGACCTTCACTGACGAAGCCAATCAAGTGTCCGAAGACCAGATCGGTCTCGACAAGGGCCTGCGCCGCGACGTGCAGCGCCGCCTCACCGGGCTTGGCTTCGACGTCAAGGCGACCGGCAAGTTCGACGACGAGACCCGTTCCGTGATCAGGCGCTGGCAGGCCGCACGCGGCTATCCCGCCACCGGCTACCTCAACAAGCTCCAGCACAAGGCGCTGCTGTCCGAGATCGTCTCTGCCCGCACCGCCTCCTCCGACTCGGCGGACGATGAGCCAGCGCGCCGCCGGTCCTCGGGTGGCAGTGGTCGGCGCTACTATGGTAGCGGCGGCGGTGGCGGTGGCGGGATGGGCGGTCCCGGCGGCCTGCTCGGTGGCATGATGGGTGGATTGTTCGGCCGCCGCTGA
- a CDS encoding OmpA family protein yields the protein MTHFDKFFGLKAITLTAALSLSAGLALAGDNVTSGQILDALKPKAPVTRGLSAGPQADPAVQAKESTFLNTVRNRPTRSLSTGEREQIAELAASKPKIDLEIQFDYNSADIAKTSVPSVQALGKALSDPALKGSTFVVAGHTDAIGGEEYNQGLSERRADTIKKYLVQNYGLNGTDLVTVGYGKTKLKDTANGADPINRRVQVVNMDTKTASK from the coding sequence ATGACCCATTTCGATAAGTTCTTTGGACTGAAGGCGATTACCTTGACGGCCGCACTCTCTCTCTCGGCGGGCCTGGCTTTGGCCGGCGACAACGTGACGTCGGGCCAGATCCTGGATGCGTTGAAGCCGAAGGCGCCGGTGACCCGCGGCCTGTCCGCAGGTCCGCAGGCCGATCCGGCGGTGCAGGCCAAGGAATCCACTTTCCTCAACACCGTGCGCAACCGCCCGACGCGCTCGCTGTCGACCGGAGAGCGTGAACAGATCGCCGAACTTGCCGCCAGCAAGCCGAAAATCGATCTGGAGATCCAGTTCGACTACAACTCGGCCGACATCGCCAAGACCTCGGTGCCGTCGGTGCAGGCGCTCGGCAAGGCGCTCTCCGATCCGGCGCTCAAGGGCTCGACCTTCGTGGTCGCAGGTCACACCGATGCGATCGGCGGCGAAGAGTACAATCAGGGGCTCTCCGAGCGGCGCGCCGACACCATCAAGAAGTACCTGGTCCAGAACTACGGCCTCAACGGCACCGACCTCGTGACCGTCGGCTATGGCAAGACCAAGCTGAAGGACACCGCCAATGGCGCCGACCCGATCAATCGTCGCGTCCAGGTCGTGAACATGGACACCAAGACGGCATCGAAATAG
- a CDS encoding PAS domain-containing sensor histidine kinase, with the protein MREPANLNADWLRAVVDTAVDGVILIDADGRILMFNPACETLFGFSAAEIIGQNVKQLMPTAYRDAHDGYLQNYHATGDRKIIGIGREVLGQRKDGSTFLMHLSVGETRQADGRSIFVGIVHDLTERERVERVLRESAARLRAVIDTAVDGVILIDSSGIIQKFNPACERLFQYRAEEVVGQNVRILMPEPYRSGHDGYVRNFLETDEKKIIGIGREVVGQRKDGTTFPMDLSVGEAKQDGASIFVGMIHDLSERKRTEAQLIQAQKMEAVGQLSGGIAHDFNNLLTVIVGNAEHLSEQLAPRADLKRLAEDICSAGERGAELTQRLLAFSRKQLLRPVETECNHLLDSIHKLLRRTLREDIEITTHLDPALRRAFADPVQLEAAILNLALNAQDAMAFGGRLSINTANASLDAGDHNGHPDVRPGEYVVIAVTDNGVGMPKRVLERAFEPFFTTKEVGKGSGLGLSMVYGFAKQSNGHVTIYSEPRLGTTVRIYLPAVVAKTRDLARPAEAQVAPSGSETVLIVEDDPFVRSYAVMSLGALGYKVIAAVDGKEALQKLASTSQVDLLFTDIVMPGGVNGWELADIARKRRPGLRVLLTSGYAVETLAANGHVQEGALILEKPYRKAELARLLRKALSTQAPG; encoded by the coding sequence TGGTCGACACCGCCGTCGACGGGGTCATCCTGATCGATGCGGACGGCCGCATTCTGATGTTCAATCCGGCCTGCGAAACGCTGTTTGGCTTTTCCGCCGCGGAAATCATCGGCCAGAACGTCAAGCAGTTGATGCCGACGGCCTATCGCGACGCACATGATGGCTACCTCCAGAACTATCACGCGACCGGGGATCGCAAGATCATCGGGATCGGGCGCGAGGTACTCGGCCAGCGCAAGGACGGCTCGACCTTCCTCATGCATCTTTCGGTCGGTGAAACGAGGCAGGCCGATGGACGCTCGATCTTCGTCGGAATCGTTCACGATCTCACGGAGCGCGAGCGGGTCGAGCGGGTGCTGCGTGAAAGTGCGGCCCGGCTGCGCGCGGTGATCGACACCGCCGTCGACGGCGTGATCCTGATCGATTCCAGCGGCATCATCCAGAAGTTCAATCCGGCCTGCGAGAGGCTATTTCAGTACCGGGCCGAAGAGGTCGTTGGTCAAAACGTCCGCATCCTGATGCCGGAGCCCTACCGGTCCGGGCACGACGGCTACGTCCGCAACTTCCTGGAAACCGACGAGAAGAAGATCATCGGTATCGGCCGAGAGGTGGTCGGTCAGCGCAAGGACGGTACCACGTTCCCCATGGACCTGTCGGTCGGCGAGGCCAAGCAGGACGGCGCGTCGATCTTCGTGGGCATGATCCACGACCTCAGCGAACGCAAGCGCACCGAGGCGCAACTCATCCAGGCCCAGAAGATGGAGGCCGTCGGACAGCTCTCCGGCGGCATCGCCCACGATTTCAACAATCTTCTCACGGTCATCGTCGGCAATGCGGAGCACCTCAGCGAGCAGCTCGCCCCGCGCGCGGATCTGAAGCGGCTCGCCGAGGACATCTGCAGTGCGGGTGAACGGGGCGCCGAGTTGACTCAGCGTCTGCTCGCCTTCAGTCGCAAGCAGCTGCTGCGGCCGGTCGAGACCGAATGCAACCATCTTCTGGATTCGATACACAAGCTGCTGCGGCGGACATTGCGCGAAGACATCGAGATTACCACGCATCTCGATCCCGCGCTGCGGCGGGCCTTCGCCGATCCGGTCCAGCTTGAAGCGGCGATTCTCAACCTCGCCCTCAATGCCCAGGATGCCATGGCGTTCGGCGGTCGGCTCAGCATCAACACGGCGAATGCATCGCTCGACGCCGGCGATCACAACGGGCATCCGGACGTCAGGCCGGGCGAATATGTCGTGATCGCAGTGACCGACAATGGGGTGGGCATGCCCAAGCGCGTGCTGGAACGCGCATTCGAGCCCTTCTTCACCACCAAGGAGGTCGGCAAGGGCTCTGGACTCGGGCTGAGCATGGTCTACGGCTTCGCCAAGCAGTCCAACGGTCACGTCACGATTTACAGCGAGCCGCGTCTTGGAACGACGGTGAGGATCTATCTGCCGGCGGTGGTGGCGAAGACGCGGGACCTCGCGCGACCGGCTGAAGCGCAGGTGGCTCCGAGCGGCTCCGAAACGGTGCTGATCGTGGAAGATGATCCTTTCGTCCGTTCCTATGCGGTCATGAGCCTGGGGGCGCTGGGATACAAGGTCATCGCGGCGGTCGATGGCAAGGAGGCCTTGCAGAAGCTGGCATCGACGTCTCAGGTCGATCTCTTGTTTACGGACATCGTGATGCCTGGAGGCGTCAATGGCTGGGAGCTTGCAGATATCGCGCGCAAGAGGAGGCCGGGACTGCGCGTGCTGCTGACGTCCGGCTATGCCGTCGAAACCCTGGCGGCAAACGGTCATGTCCAGGAGGGAGCCCTGATCCTGGAAAAGCCCTATCGCAAGGCGGAGCTCGCAAGGCTGTTGCGCAAGGCGCTCTCGACGCAGGCGCCTGGCTAG